Part of the Deinococcus reticulitermitis genome is shown below.
CAGTCTGCGCCGTGAACTCGCTGGAGTCTATGTGCGTGGTTCCTGGCCGGCGGGCGGCGTCCTTGCGCCCAACCATCATTCGTGGTGGGACGGCTACCTGCTGCGTGAACTCGCCTGGCAGACCGGGCAGCCGTTCACCGTGATGATGACCGACGAGCAGCTCAGCCGCTTTCCCTTTCTGCGGCGGGGAGGCGCTCTGGGCGTGCGCGACTTGCGTGAAGCCGTTCGCCGCGCTGCGCAGGGTCACTGGGTGGTGGTCTTTCCGGAGGGGGAGATCCGCCCTGCCGGTCCGCCTGCTGCCCTGCATCCCGGCGCGGCCTGGCTCGCGCAGGTGGCGGGGGTTGCGCTCTACCCGGTGGCCCTGAGGCTGGCGCTGCGCGGCGCCGAGCGGCCCGAAGCGTTCATCCGCTTTGGTGTGGCGGTGCCGCCCGCCTCTTTCCCGCTGGCCCTTCACCGACTCGTCGCTGATCTTGACGCCGATCTTTTCACCTCTTGCCCGGGAACGTCCCCTGACGGTTACCTCCGGGTTGTCGCTGGACGGCAGAGTCGCCACGACACGGTGGGTGTGCCGGCCCGGATGC
Proteins encoded:
- a CDS encoding lysophospholipid acyltransferase family protein encodes the protein MPPDGIWRGGTLGGWDWAEAAVRRSVRGSLRRELAGVYVRGSWPAGGVLAPNHHSWWDGYLLRELAWQTGQPFTVMMTDEQLSRFPFLRRGGALGVRDLREAVRRAAQGHWVVVFPEGEIRPAGPPAALHPGAAWLAQVAGVALYPVALRLALRGAERPEAFIRFGVAVPPASFPLALHRLVADLDADLFTSCPGTSPDGYLRVVAGRQSRHDTVGVPARMLTWLTGDS